The Saccopteryx leptura isolate mSacLep1 chromosome 2, mSacLep1_pri_phased_curated, whole genome shotgun sequence genome has a window encoding:
- the KICS2 gene encoding KICSTOR subunit 2 has product MGESIPLAAPVPVEQAVLETFFSHLGIFSYDKAKDNVEKEREANKSAGGSWLSLLAALAHLAAAEKVYHSLTYLGQKLGSQSFFSRKDSIRTIYTSLHNELKKVVTGRGALGGTIPHVEELLSHLSEQLCFFVQARVEIADFYEKMYTLSTQKFINAEELVGLLDTILKKYSSRFHHPILSPLESSFQLEVDVLSHLLKAQAQVSEWKFLPSLVNLHSAHTKLQTWGQIFEKQRETKKHLFGGQSQKAVQPPHLFLWLMKLKNMLLAKFSFYFHEALSRQTTASEMKALTAKANPDLFGKISSFIRKYDAANVSLIFDNRGSESFQGHGYHHPHSYREAPKGVDQYPAVVSLPSDRPVMHWPNVIMIMTDRTSDLNSLEKVVHFYDDKVQSTYFLTRPEPHFTIVVIFESKKSERDSHFIFFLNELSLALKNPKVFASLKPGSKG; this is encoded by the exons ATGGGGGAGTCTATCCCGCTAGCCGCCCCGGTCCCGGTGGAACAGGCTGTGCTGGAAACATTCTTCTCTCACTTGGGTATCTTCTCTTACGACAAGGCCAAGGACAATGTGGAGAAGGAACGAGAGGCCAACAAGAGCGCGGGGGGCAGCTGGCTGTCGCTGCTGGCGGCCTTGGCCCACCTGGCCGCGGCCGAGAAGGTCTATCACAGCCTCACCTACCTGGGGCAGAAACTAG GGAGCCAGTCTTTCTTCAGCAGGAAGGACTCCATCCGCACCATCTATACCTCCCTGCATAATGAGCTGAAGAAGGTGGTGACTGGCCGTGGTGCCCTGGGTGGGACCATTCCTCACGTGGAAGAACTCCTTTCCCACCTGTCAGAGCAGCTTTGCTTTTTCGTTCAGGCTCGGGTAGAGATTGCAGACTTCTATGAGAAGATGTACACCCTCAGCACACAGAAGTTCATCAATGCTGAAGAGCTTGTTGGCCTTTTGGACACCATCCTCAAGAAATACAGCTCCAG aTTTCACCATCCCATCCTCAGTCCTTTGGAAAGCAGTTTCCAGCTGGAAGTCGATGTCCTGAGCCATCTCCTGAAAGCCCAGGCTCAGGTCTCAGAGTGGAAGTTTCTGCCATCTTTAGTTAACTTGCACAGTGCTCACACCAAGCTGCAGACCTGGGGCCAGATCTTTGAAAAGCAAAGGGAGACCAAGAAACATCTGTTTGGAGGGCAGTCTCAGAAAGCCGTTCAGCCCCCACACCTTTTCCTTTGGCTAATGAAACTCAAAAACATGCTTCTTGCCAAATTTAGCTTTTACTTTCACGAGGCACTGAGCCGACAAACGACTGCTTCAGAAATGAAAGCGTTGACTGCAAAAGCCAACCCGGATCTGTTTGGAAAGATTTCCAGCTTCATCAGGAAATATGATGCTGCCAACGTGTCTTTAATCTTTGACAACCGAGGGTCTGAGAGCTTTCAGGGTCACGGCTATCACCACCCCCATTCCTACAGAGAGGCCCCTAAGGGTGTGGACCAGTACCCAGCAGTAGTGTCTCTGCCCAGTGACAGGCCGGTCATGCACTGGCCCAATGTCATCATGATCATGACAGACCGCACATCCGACCTGAACAGCTTGGAGAAAGTGGTTCACTTCTATGATGACAAAGTTCAGAGCACCTACTTCCTAACCCGCCCAGAACCTCACTTTACTATTGTCGTCATTTTTGAATCAAAGAAATCTGAAAGAGACTctcactttattttcttcctcaatGAACTTTCACTTGCCCTTAAGAACCCCAAAGTTTTTGCAAGTCTGAAACCTGGATCCAAAGGTTAG